The Xiphias gladius isolate SHS-SW01 ecotype Sanya breed wild chromosome 4, ASM1685928v1, whole genome shotgun sequence genome includes a window with the following:
- the LOC120789435 gene encoding echinoderm microtubule-associated protein-like 1 — translation MAASTADRDTHMEELVDQGLGMEETAHGLLRRPSLKESYHSDSMLAPDTDFMTDDRSSAASGLDVADRLTYLEQRMQMQEDEIQLLKMALADVLKRLNISEEHQAAAGRRAPGAKARPVSLALPSRPPMVTSTSGALKKSSTLPSSSTARNYSPTPPRSGVKSPLGSVKESPCKTAKSRPTSAASTCKKLQEGKSKEAAVSVGTRRVTHCKVTMQIYLSPQARKTGSSETAKSASAVPANSGHVATPSQPQAKGGSKPETKKTTPSFTLNLQKTTTSQNTSHDTSSYKSPIKSPSQYFQICY, via the exons ATGGCAGCGAGCACAGcagacagggacacacacatggAGGAGCTGGTGGACCAGGGTCTGGGGATGGAGGAGACTGCCCACGGCCTGCTGAGGAGGCCGTCACTGAAGGAGAGCTATCACAGTGATTCAATGCTGGCACCAGACACCGATTTCATGACAG ATGACCGCAGTTCAGCAGCCAGCGGCCTGGATGTGGCCGACCGGCTGACCTATCTGGAGCAGAGGATGCAGATGCAGGAAGATGAAATCCAGCTGTTGAAGATGGCTCTGGCTGATGTCCTCAAGAGGCTCAACATCTCTGAGGAGCACCAGGCTGCTGCTGGCAGGAGAGCACCGGGTGCTAAAG CCAGGCCGGTATCTCTGGCTCTGCCCTCCAGACCGCCCATGGTGACCTCGACCTCTGGCGCCCTGAAGAAGAGCTCCACACTGCCCTCCAGCTCCACAGCTAGGAACTACAGCCCAACACCACCCCGAAG TGGGGTGAAGAGCCCACTGGGTAGTGTGAAGGAAAGTCCATGTAAGACTGCCAAATCAAGACCCACCTCTGCAGCCTCGACATGTAAAAAACTTCAGGAGGG CAAGTCCAAGGAGGCTGCAGTAAGTGTAG GGACAAGACGTGTGACACACTGCAAAG TGACTATGCAGATCTATCTGAGCCCCCAAGCAAGAAAGACTGGGTCTTCTGAGACCGCCAAATCTGCGTCTGCGGTGCCTGCCAACAGCGGGCACGTGGCCACACCCAGCCAACCTCAGGCGAAGGGGGGCAGCAAGCCAGAGACGAAAAAAACAACTCCATCCTTCACCTTAAACCTGCAGAAAACCACAACCAGCCAGAACACATCACACGACACATCCAGCTACAAGAGCCCCATCAAGTCGCCCAGCCAGTACTTTCAGATTTGTTACTGA